The genomic window GCCCTTTTGCATTTCTTTTTCACAGTACGGACATTTCATTGGTCTTCTCCCTTTTTTCTTCTGGTTTCTCTTTGTCTTTTGTTTTGTGTCTTCTTTTTTTGTTTTTACATAGCTTTTTTGGGTATTGCCCTTTTATCTTCGCTATTTGTTTATCTCGGAATAAAGCCTGTAGGCTTCGTTTTTGAGTATCGCAGAGCGGTATGCCAAAAGCATGATAGCAAGCGCCTTTTGCAGCTTGTCTCTTACCTCGCCCTTGAAATCCTCAGATATCATAGAATCCGATATCTTCATGACGTTCTCACCGTCGATGCGCATACCCTCGGTCTCGTCGAGTCTTAAGACTGCGCTGCACAGCAGATCAAACAGATCCTTATCGTGCAGTATATCGTCGCTCTCGTCCTCGACCTCACCGTTTATGTACTCCATCAGCTTGACTATATCCTCCAGCTTCATAGCAGCTCTCAGCACGTTTATGA from Ruminococcus sp. NK3A76 includes these protein-coding regions:
- a CDS encoding DUF1836 domain-containing protein, yielding MNSHVPGTVLPLTDWARDRISQGQAFDALISPILSATGGVTLSQLARFTGLEGSTIQNWIKRGWVASNKNKKYTEKQVARILLINVLRAAMKLEDIVKLMEYINGEVEDESDDILHDKDLFDLLCSAVLRLDETEGMRIDGENVMKISDSMISEDFKGEVRDKLQKALAIMLLAYRSAILKNEAYRLYSEINK